From one Triticum aestivum cultivar Chinese Spring chromosome 4B, IWGSC CS RefSeq v2.1, whole genome shotgun sequence genomic stretch:
- the LOC123089812 gene encoding ervatamin-B — translation MASSTPYRVLLLCLTTFLQAWLAAAKYPPHNPPPPPPPFELPESDVRERFSKWVIKYSKHYSCHEEEEMRFQVFKNNTNAIGQFDQQNPGTVVGRGFRPTGFQVRGSGGVRMNRFGDLSPREVIQQFTGLNTTSFNATSPTYLPYHSFKPCCVDWRSSGAVTGVKNQGTCGSCWAFAAVAAIEGMNKIRTGELVSLSEQVLVDCDTRSGGCGGGHSDSAMALVAARGGITSEERYPYAGFQGKCDMDKLLFDHQASLKGFKAVPPNNEGQLAIAVAMQPVTVYIDASGFEFQFYSGGIYRGPCSANVNHAVTIVGYCEGPGEGNKYWIAKNSWSNDWGEQGYVYLAKDVPSSTGTCGLATSPFYPTA, via the exons ATGGCTTCCTCCACGCCTTACCGTGTCCTACTCTTGTGCCTCACCACTTTCCTGCAGGCATGGCTTGCTGCGGCAAAATACCCGCCGCAtaacccaccgccgccgcccccgccgtttGAGCTGCCGGAGTCCGACGTGAGGGAGAGGTTCTCCAAGTGGGTGATCAAGTACTCAAAGCACTACTCGTgccatgaggaggaggagatgcgGTTCCAAGTCTTCAAGAACAACACCAACGCCATCGGCCAATTCGACCAACAGAATCCTGGCACCGTCGTCGGTCGCGGGTTCCGACCAACTGGGTTTCAGGTCCGTGGCTCGGGCGGGGTCCGTATGAACAGGTTCGGCGACCTCAGTCCCAGGGAGGTCATCCAGCAGTTCACCGGGCTCAACACCACCAGCTTCAATGCCACGTCACCCACCTACCTCCCCTACCACTCCTTCAAGCCGTGCTGCGTTGACTGGCGCTCCAGCGGCGCTGTCACCGGCGTCAAGAATCAAGGCACTTGTG GATCATGCTGGGCattcgcggcggtggcggcgatcgAAGGCATGAACAAGATTAGGACAGGGGAGCTGGTGTCGCTGTCCGAGCAGGTACTCGTGGATTGCGACACACggagcggcggctgcggcggcggccacTCAGACTCGGCTATGGCCCTCGTGGCCGCCCGTGGTGGCATCACGTCGGAGGAGAGGTACCCATACGCCGGATTCCAGGGAAAGTGCGACATGGACAAGCTCCTCTTCGACCACCAGGCGTCCCTCAAGGGCTTCAAGGCCGTGCCACCCAACAACGAAGGTCAGCTGGCGATTGCCGTGGCCATGCAGCCCGTGACGGTCTACATTGACGCCAGCGGTTTTGAGTTCCAGTTCTACTCCGGCGGCATCTACCGTGGCCCCTGCTCCGCCAATGTGAACCACGCCGTCACCATCGTCGGCTACTGCGAGGGTCCCGGCGAGGGAAACAAGTACTGGATTGCCAAGAACTCGTGGAGCAACGACTGGGGTGAACAAGGATATGTCTACCTCGCAAAGGACGTGCCCTCGTCCACGGGCACATGTGGCCTCGCCACCTCGCCCTTCTACCCCACGGCTTGA
- the LOC123089813 gene encoding ervatamin-B, which translates to MASSTPYLVLLLCLTTFLQALLAAAKYPPPPPPPFELPESEVRERFSKWVIKYSKHYSCHEEEEMRFQVFKNNTNAIGQFDQQNPGTVVGRGFRPTGFQVRGSGGVRMNRFGDLSPREVIQQFTGLNTTSFNATSPTYLPYHSFKPCCVDWRSSGAVTGVKNQGTCGSCWAFAAVAAIEGMNKIRTGELVSLSEQVLVDCDTRSGGCGGGHSDSAMALVAARGGITSEERYPYAGFQGKCDMDKLLFDHQASLKGFKAVPPNNEGQLAIAVAMQPVTVYIDASGFEFQFYSGGIYRGPCSANVNHAVTIVGYCEGPGEGNKYWIAKNSWSNDWGEQGYVYLAKDVPLSTGTCGLATSPIYPTA; encoded by the exons ATGGCTTCCTCCACGCCTTACCTTGTCCTACTCTTGTGCCTCACCACTTTCCTGCAGGCATTGCTTGCTGCGGCAAAatacccaccgccgccgcccccgccgtttGAGCTGCCGGAGTCCGAGGTGAGGGAGAGGTTCTCCAAGTGGGTGATCAAGTACTCAAAGCACTACTCGTgccatgaggaggaggagatgcgGTTCCAAGTCTTCAAGAACAACACCAACGCCATCGGCCAATTCGACCAACAGAATCCTGGCACCGTCGTCGGTCGCGGGTTCCGACCAACTGGGTTTCAGGTCCGTGGCTCGGGCGGGGTCCGTATGAACAGGTTCGGCGACCTCAGCCCCAGGGAGGTCATCCAGCAGTTCACCGGGCTCAACACCACCAGCTTCAATGCCACGTCACCCACCTACCTCCCCTACCACTCCTTCAAGCCCTGCTGCGTTGACTGGCGCTCCAGCGGCGCTGTCACCGGCGTCAAGAATCAAGGCACTTGTG GATCATGCTGGGCattcgcggcggtggcggcgatcgAAGGCATGAACAAGATTAGGACAGGGGAGCTGGTGTCGCTGTCCGAGCAGGTACTCGTGGATTGCGACACACggagcggcggctgcggcggcggccacTCAGACTCGGCTATGGCCCTCGTGGCCGCCCGTGGTGGCATCACGTCGGAGGAGAGGTACCCATACGCCGGATTCCAGGGAAAGTGCGACATGGACAAGCTCCTCTTCGACCACCAGGCGTCCCTCAAGGGCTTCAAGGCCGTGCCACCCAACAACGAAGGTCAGCTGGCGATTGCCGTGGCCATGCAGCCCGTGACGGTCTACATTGACGCCAGCGGTTTTGAGTTCCAGTTCTACTCCGGCGGCATCTACCGTGGCCCCTGCTCCGCCAATGTGAACCATGCCGTCACCATCGTCGGCTACTGCGAGGGTCCTGGCGAGGGAAACAAGTACTGGATTGCCAAGAACTCATGGAGCAACGACTGGGGTGAACAAGGATATGTCTACCTCGCAAAGGACGTGCCTTTGTCCACGGGCACATGTGGCCTCGCCACCTCGCCCATCTACCCCACGGCTTGA